Part of the Pseudodesulfovibrio mercurii genome is shown below.
CCACCGTGGCCACATCGCCCAGGGTGACGCGGTACTGGCCGGACGAGGAGATGACCACGGACTCGATGTCCTCCGGGGTCTTGAACTCGGCGGGGGTGCGGATGCGGTAGTCGCGGCGGCCCACGCCGAGGGTGCCCGCGGACACGGACACGTTCTCGCTCCTGAGCACGTTGATCAGCTCGGTGGCGGTCAGGTTGTAGGAGGCCAGCTTCACGGGATCGACGATGATGTCCATCTCGTCCTCGCGGCCGCCGCCCACAAACAGGTCGGCCACGCCTTCCACGCGCTCGATGTACTGGCGGACGTCGTTCTCGAAAAAGGTCTGGTAGGTGGTCACGTCCCGGTCGTTGCCGGGCAGGGTCTCCATGGTCAGCCAGATGACCGGAGAGGTGGACGCGCCCGTGGCCGAGATGATCGGCCGATCCACGTCGTCGGGGTATTCCGGCACCTCGTCGAGCTTGTTGGACACGCGCAGCAGCGCCTTGTCGATCTCGGTGCCGATCTCGAACTTGAGGGTCAGCTCGGAGCGGGCGTTGTAGTTGGAGCTCTCCATCTGGATCAGGCCGGGGATGCCCTTGAGGACCTTTTCCTGCTCCTCGATGACGTCGCGCTCCATCTCGTAGGGCGTGGCCCCGGTCCAGGTGGTGGTCACGGTGATGACCGGCTCGGTGACGTTGGGGGAAAGCTGATACGGCAGCCCCATGAGGGCGACCACGCCGAACATGACGACGAGGATGACGCCCACCAGGACGGCCACCGGCTTGCGAATGGAGGTTCCGACGATATCCATCGTGGACCCCCTACGGCTGTTTCACGGGTTGCGCGGCCACGGGCTGCTGCGGCTGAAGCCGCTCGTTGCCCTTGACCACAACGTCCATGCCCTCCTGCAGGGTCTTGGACTTGACGCCCGCCTCCAGCCCCCGGTAGCCGACCACGAACACGGGCATGGGCACGGCCTTGCCGTCGGCCACGACCCAGACGACCACCTGGCCGCGGGTCGAGATGATCGCGTCGCGGGGCACGATCATGGTCTTGCCGCCCAGCCCCTTGGGCAGGACCACGCGCGCCTCCATGCCCTCGGCCAGGGAGCCGTCGTTGTGGACGCGGATCTTGACCGGGAAGGTGCGGGTGGCCACGTCGCCCTTGGGGATGACCGCGAAGACCGCGCCGGGCAGTTCCTTGCCCGCCACCTTGACGGTCACCTCAAGACCGGGGCTGACCACGCCGAAAGCCTCGCGCGGGGCGTTGACGACCACGTCGAAGTCCTCGTCCCGGGCCATGACCGTGACCACGGAGCCCACGGAGACCCAGTCGCCGCGAAAGACCTTGCGCTCCAGGACCACGCCGTCATAGGGGGCGCGGATGGTCTTCTTGCCGCGCTCGGTGAGCAGCCGGTTGAGGATGGCTTTCGCCGCGATCATCTTCTTTTCGGAGGACAGGGCGGCCAGCCGCTTGGAATCGTACTCGCCCTCGGCCACGGTGCGGCTCTGAAACAGCTTGGTGGTCCGTTCGTTCTCGCGCTTGGCCAGCTCGAAGTCGGCCTGGGCCTGGTCCACGAGGGCGCGGGCGTTGGCGATGCTGCTGTCCAGGATGTCCGAGGACAGGGTCAACAGGGGCGCGTCCCGCTTGACCCGCTGGCCGTCCTCCACGTCCAGGGACACGACCTTGCCCTCGACCTCGGCGGCCACGTTGGATATCTCGGAAAAATAGGCCGTGCCGATGAACTCGGTCTCCGGGGCCATGTCCCCGCTGGTGACCTTGGCCGTGACCACGGGGGACGGCGGCCGCTCGCCCCCCTGAGCGAAGGCCGTGGCGGCCAGCAGGACCGCCAGACAAAAGACTGCCGCACTCTCCAGGACTCTCACCATCACGCTCCCTTTTTTCCTATGTTTTTCCAAGGCTTGAAGACGGATATGAAAACCGTGGCCAGCAGGATGGCCACCTGGACCAGTCCCCAGATGAAGTTCATCCTTTCGTTGTACAGGTAGGCGGCGTCGCCCAGGGCGCCGATGCCGAGGGCGCCCGAAATGTCCATCATGGCCCGCTCCCACGGCCCGAGGCAGACCGTGCCGAAAACGATGGCCGAGACCGTGACCACCCACTTGAGGATGACCCAGCCGTGCTTGAGGAATCCGAATCCGGTGAACAGGGAATAGGCCAGCCCGGTGAGCAGGCAGCCGAAGGCGCCGGGGATGACGACCACAAAGGTGTCCACGTGGTGGATGGCCTGGTTCATGCCGTAGAGCACGCCCCCGTCCGTCACGCCCGGCTTGAGGAAATAGAGCAGGATCAGGGCCACGCCGCCGCCGACCCAGCAGGCCGCCGCGCAGATGTGCAGCCCCTTCAGCCACTTTTGTCCCGTGGTCCCGAGTTTCATCATGAGCCGTCCTTGAGGCAACAGGTTGCGTCCAGGTGGGGTTCGATGATCTGCCACAGGACCCGTTTGCACACCGCGAACTCCTCGGGGTCCAGGTGCCTGGTGATCGCCGTCCGGCTCTCCAGGACGATCTCCAGGGTGAAGTCCACCAGCTCACGACCCTTGTCCGTGATGTAGATGTACTTCACCCGCCGGTCCTCGTCCCCGGATTCGCGGCGCAGCAGCCCCTGCTTTTCCAGAGCCGCCACCAGCCGGCTGACCCCGGTCTTCTCCTGGGAGAGCATGTCGCACAGCTTTCCCTGGGTCAGGCCGTCGGCCTTGTACGCCGGCAACAAGGCCCGCCATTGCTCCACCGTGACCTTGACCCCGGCTTCGGCGAAGCGGGCGGCAAGGTCGTTGGCGAAGATGCGGGCCACCTTCCATGCAAGGAAGCCGATGGACTCCCTCGGATTCAATCGTTCGAGAAACATGGCGATTGTTGTATCTGCAACAAACACATGCGTCAACCCATTTTGGGCGGGTACACGGGTTGCAATAATAGGAGGATGCCTATACTGTTCACCCCATGGAAAGATTCACCGCCGACCTGCACATCCACTCCCGTTTTTCGCGCGCCACCAGCAAGAACCTGACCATCCGGAACCTGGCCGCCTGGGGACGCATGAAGGGACTTTCGGTGCTGGGCACGGGCGACTTCACCCACCCCGAATGGCTGGCCGAAATCGAGGAGCAGCTGGAGGACAACGGCAAGGGTCTGTTCGTCCTCAGGGAGCCCGACGGGCTGGAAAAGGAGATCCCGGAGTTCGAGGGGGAGATCCCCGGCCGGACCCGGTTCATGCTCGAAACGGAGATCAGTTCCATCTACAAGCGCGGCGGCAAGGTCCGCAAGGTCCACAATCTGGTCTACATGCCCAACCTCGACGCGGTGAGAAGGTTCAACGAGAAGCTCGCCCAGGTGGGCAACCTGGCCTCGGACGGCCGCCCCATCCTCGGCCTGGACTCCCGCGACCTCCTGGACATGGTCCTGGAGACCCACCCCCAGGCCTTCCTGGTCCCGGCGCACATCTGGACCCCGTGGTTCTCCCTGTTCGGCTCCAAGTCCGGCTTCGACTCCATCCGCGAGTGCTTCGGCGACTATGCCGAGGAGATCTTCGCCATGGAGACCGGGCTGTCCTCCGACCCCGAGATGAACTGGACCTGGTCCGAGCTGGACCGCATCCGGCTGATCTCCAACTCCGACGCCCACTCCGGCGAAAAGCTCGGCCGCGAGGCCAACCTGTTCCGGGGCGAAATTTCCTACGAGGGCATCTACCGTGCCCTGCGCGGCGAGGGGCTGGGCCACAAATTTCTCGGCACCGTGGAGTTCTTCCCCGAGGAAGGCAAATACCACATGGACGGCCACCGCAAGTGCGGCGTGGTCATGGACCCCCACGAGACCATCGCCCGGGACGGCATCTGCCCGGTCTGCGGCAAGCCCGTGACCGTGGGCGTGTACAACCGCATCCTGGAGCTGGCCGACCGCGAAGAGCCGGTCCAGCCCTCGGGCGCGCCCGGCTTTGTCTCGCTCATCCCGCTCAAGGAAATCCTGTCGGAGGTTCTCGGCGTGGGCGCGGGGTCCAAGAAGGTCAACCACCTGTACATGAAGCTCATCCTCGAGTTCGGCAACGAGCTGGACATCCTCCAGCGGGTGCCCGCCGAGGACCTGAGCCGCTTTTCCTGCCACCTGGCCGAGGGCCTGACCCGCATGCGCGACGGCCAGGTCATCCGCAAGGCCGGGTTCGACGGCGAGTACGGGGTCATCTCGGTCTTCTCCGAGAAGGAGCGCGCCCAGATCAAGAACGGGGCCACCCTGATCCACATCCCCCGGCCCGAGACCCGGCCCGATCCCGGCCTGACCGCGCCCTGCCGCGTGGTCTCCCGGCCCAAGGTCGAGGCCGTGCCCCTGGCCTACAACGACGCCCAGCAGGCGGCCATCGACGCCGGTCCCGGCCCGGTGCTCGTCCTGGCGGGCCCCGGCACGGGCAAGACCCAGACCCTCATGGGCAGGGTGGAGCGGCTCATGGACGAGGGGGTCAACCCCAAGCGCATCCTGGCCCTGACCTTCACCCGGCGGGCGGCCCAGGAGTTGCGCGACAGGCTGCGCGCCCTGCGCGGCGAGAACGCGGACATGCCCCAGGCCGGGACCCTCCATTCCCTGTGCTTCGACTACTGGAAGCACGCCTACTCCGAGACGCCCATCGTGGTCCCCGAGATCGCGGCCAAGAAGCT
Proteins encoded:
- a CDS encoding MarR family winged helix-turn-helix transcriptional regulator, whose translation is MFLERLNPRESIGFLAWKVARIFANDLAARFAEAGVKVTVEQWRALLPAYKADGLTQGKLCDMLSQEKTGVSRLVAALEKQGLLRRESGDEDRRVKYIYITDKGRELVDFTLEIVLESRTAITRHLDPEEFAVCKRVLWQIIEPHLDATCCLKDGS
- a CDS encoding UvrD-helicase domain-containing protein, whose amino-acid sequence is MERFTADLHIHSRFSRATSKNLTIRNLAAWGRMKGLSVLGTGDFTHPEWLAEIEEQLEDNGKGLFVLREPDGLEKEIPEFEGEIPGRTRFMLETEISSIYKRGGKVRKVHNLVYMPNLDAVRRFNEKLAQVGNLASDGRPILGLDSRDLLDMVLETHPQAFLVPAHIWTPWFSLFGSKSGFDSIRECFGDYAEEIFAMETGLSSDPEMNWTWSELDRIRLISNSDAHSGEKLGREANLFRGEISYEGIYRALRGEGLGHKFLGTVEFFPEEGKYHMDGHRKCGVVMDPHETIARDGICPVCGKPVTVGVYNRILELADREEPVQPSGAPGFVSLIPLKEILSEVLGVGAGSKKVNHLYMKLILEFGNELDILQRVPAEDLSRFSCHLAEGLTRMRDGQVIRKAGFDGEYGVISVFSEKERAQIKNGATLIHIPRPETRPDPGLTAPCRVVSRPKVEAVPLAYNDAQQAAIDAGPGPVLVLAGPGTGKTQTLMGRVERLMDEGVNPKRILALTFTRRAAQELRDRLRALRGENADMPQAGTLHSLCFDYWKHAYSETPIVVPEIAAKKLFAEVNPEFAGKNLDHYWTKYILAREQLTELPADLADAHINYGNQKNHWDLVDYTDLLEFMLEQSGAPTFHMPYAHVLVDEVQDLTPLQLAVVRGIAGASGEGLFCIGDPKQSIYGFRGAVSDVQTHLNGLWPNMEQVTLTDNYRSGQVILDGAGNLFPDSPRLIARRDVDATMHLFEAPDAMREATWISDKIKGLIGATSHSIVDSEGAGDLAPGDIAVLVRFKALIPVYEKALKRAGVPVSTPELEGFWQEPRVAAILKAAEHFLGMTLSGVEDTIEIPDHILAKGPVGLAAFLSETPPFDQFFWESRQFKELKKEFDRRGGWQGLVNWVSLQTELELVRKTAEKVQIMTLHASKGLEFEAVFLPACEEGILPFAGMDLLTAKVTLTPGRGQRFFEERRLMFVGMTRARRNLYLSHAGQRQLFGKTLILPRSRYLREIPENLLTRSTLAARKVTKEKQLGLLD
- a CDS encoding efflux RND transporter periplasmic adaptor subunit, translated to MVRVLESAAVFCLAVLLAATAFAQGGERPPSPVVTAKVTSGDMAPETEFIGTAYFSEISNVAAEVEGKVVSLDVEDGQRVKRDAPLLTLSSDILDSSIANARALVDQAQADFELAKRENERTTKLFQSRTVAEGEYDSKRLAALSSEKKMIAAKAILNRLLTERGKKTIRAPYDGVVLERKVFRGDWVSVGSVVTVMARDEDFDVVVNAPREAFGVVSPGLEVTVKVAGKELPGAVFAVIPKGDVATRTFPVKIRVHNDGSLAEGMEARVVLPKGLGGKTMIVPRDAIISTRGQVVVWVVADGKAVPMPVFVVGYRGLEAGVKSKTLQEGMDVVVKGNERLQPQQPVAAQPVKQP